Part of the Paenibacillus guangzhouensis genome is shown below.
TAGGATCAACAACATTTCTATCACTTCGGTCAAAAAAAAGAGAAGTGAAGGATCACCTTCACCTCTTTTTCCCGCTGCAGCAGTGAGATTATGCCTTGGACGACAGCAGCAAACCTAATTCATAACCTTTAACCACCGCGCCAATGCGCGTCTTGACGCCGAATTTTCCCGTAATCGATGCAATGTGGTATTCCACGGTTCGCTTGCTCATCGCAAGCCGATTCGCGATTTCCTGATTATTCATTTCTTGCGCAATGAGCTCAAGCACTTCCCGTTCCGTAGCGGTCAGTTGATCTTGCCTTATGCCTGTTCGCATTTTTTCAGATATCATAATATACCCTAATACACTTTGCCGGATCGCGTTGATAATCTCTGGGTAAGTCGCTTGCTTGGACAAATAAGCATGAACGCCAACATCGTATGCTTTCTGATAAAATTCCTCATAAGTGTAGCCGGACAACATAATAATTTTTAGCGATATGCCGAACCTCTCCTTACACCGCTTAGCGACTTCAAATCCATCCATATGCGGCATCGAAATATCCATGACGATGACACTTGGCTCAAGCTTCTCTACCTCATGCATGATCTCTCGAGGGTCCGTGAACGCCCCTATGACAAGCAGATCTTCTTCCTCGTTGATCCTGTTTTTTAACCCTTCCATCACTAAGGGATGGTCATCGAGCAAGATCACTTTAATTTTATCCAACATGGTCATGCGCCTCCATCAATAAGGGTACACCAATATGAACTGATACGCCTGCTCCAATCTCGGAATGAATATCCAAGTCTCCACCCAAATACGCGACTTGATGATGGATCGATACCAACCCGAAGTGATGCTGACCCTTGTTATGCCTGCCTAATTCTGCAACGTCAAAGCCTGTACCGTCATCCTCCACCCGGACATGAAGTACATTTCTAAAGGTCCATATATCGAGCGTCAATGTTGTGGCATGGGCATGCTTCACGGTATTGTTAATCAATTCGCGAATGATTCGAAATACATTGGTTTTCACGATAGTTGGCAGCACCAGATCAGGAGAAAGCTTGTATTGAAATTTGATGTCGAGCTCGGCTCGATCTCGCATGGATCGAATCAACCACTGCACGGCTTCCTTCAAATCGGTCTTATCCACGATATGCGGATGAAGTTGATCGCAGAGGAGGCGAATTTCGCGCTGTGAATCATACACGCATTGCAGCCACAACTTCACCTTTGGCCGATGAACTACACTCGATTCATGCAGCTCCTCCAGATCCCGAGATAGAAATATAAGATTCTGCAAGATGTGGTCGTGCAAAAAGTAAGAAGTCTGGATCCGTTCAGATTGATGCGCTTCTAAGAGTACATAATCCGTCTTCAGGTTCTCTGTACTCGATCGATAATGCTGCTGCAAATCGGAGAGAACTTGCGCATTCCGTAACAACTGGGACACATCCCGAGTTACTTTCTCTAGAAACTGAAGCTCTTCTGCAGAGATCGACGTATGATTACTCTTCTGCCCAAGACATACATAGTCTCCTTCCGCGATACGCAGCACCTTGCTGAATGAATATCTCTGCTGCAGCCTATCCTCGCTCCCATCCTCGGCTTGGAGGACTTCTTCCGTCCCCTGATAGACTCCCGTGCAATAGGCCAGCCTGTGATGACCATCGCTCCACATGATGCACAAGCCATCTACGTTGATCACGTCTTGAATCATCTCCGCAAATGCCACCATCAGCTCTCGATTATTCTGCTTCTCGGTTAGTTGAATGGAGAGTTTAAGCTTCTCCTTCTCCAGCCATTCTTGCCTGCCATGGATCTTATGGTGAGCCCACTTCAGCGCCCACTGATAACCTCCCGTGTAGACGAGTATGAAGCTAATAAAGACAAGAGGCGACCATCCAAAGGCTGTAGCGCATAAATAAACAACGAACACGCCTGCAATAAATAAGGTGTGGATATAAATCCGCGGAATATACAACCTCATATCCGCCATTCGCTGCTTGATTAAGATATACATCATCGTCGCAGAGAATGGAACCAACCCAATCAGCCCATATTCGGGTGCCAGCAGGTAACGTAATGCCAGCAGGTCAGGGATTGCGTACAAGAACAGAAACGGTAAGAAGCTGATAAAAATGCCCGTAATCAAGATCAACAAATAATTCTGGCGAGTTCGATCCAAGCGTTTCCAATGAACTCTTCCAACGACGAGTATAACTCCAATGCTTAGCAGCAATTGGACGAGAACGACATCCCGAATCCAACCAGGAATCTGACCCCGTAAGATCATCGATAACGTATACAGTGTAAAGCATGCCAGCATGACCCTAGACGTTGCAAAAAGCTTGTGAACTACTGGACTTATCGTAAATATGAGTTGAACAAACAGCTCAAGGAGCAGATAAGAAATCCAGATCGAACATGCGGCCAAGAAGACATTCGATAGGAGAAGTTCCGTCGAATAGATCGTTAGAATAATCCAAGCAAGCACCATATTCAGAGTAAAAAACTTGCGGATCAGATGCGACTCAGGCTTCCTAAAATACGCAAAACATCCGATACCAACAAGCAGCAACTCAACGCCGATGGCGAAGTACTGTTTATACCGATCTTGCGAATCGATCTTCCCGCTGACCTCTTGCCCCTGATGCAGGAACGTAAAGGTCCTCACCTGATTCAAATCGGCTATCATTGCCGCTGACCTACTCTTTAATGACTTCCCATCCAAGGCAACCAGCTCGTCGCCCAAGATGATCCCTAGTTCCTCGGCTTTTCCGCCGGGCTCGATCCTTGACACTCGCCACTTGTCCTCTTCATGCTCCAGACCAACGCCAATATAAGGATAATGGAACGATTGCCAATGTACATAGCACGCGGCGAATAAAAAGAAAAGAAGCGCGAGAAATACGAAAATATGATGTTTTATGTTTACCTTTTTCATTCAGATCACCTGCGTATAGATTACTATGTTTTCCCACCTAAAGAAAACTGTGGATTATACGCCGACGAGTTTGAACGTAATGATGCCCCAAACGACATTAACGAAAATATGGAATAATATCGCACCATAAATATTTTTGCGGAGCTTCACCAGAATTTCCTCTGGAATAAAGATCGAGAATGGAATGAATGCCCAATTCTGTGGCGCTTGCCACATATGATAAATCTGGAACAATACCGCAATGATGAGCCAATCGAATTTAAGAGATCCTACTTTTCGCAAAAGATAACCTCGGAAATAGATTTCTTCGCCCACAAAATTCCCGAATAACCCGATCACCAGCAAGTACCAAGGAAAATCATAATAACCCTGCTTCCAAATATGCCACTCTCCCATGTGAAAGAACGGGAGACCGTTTAGAAACTCATGCAAGGGCGGAAAAATAAATTTCATATACGGCAGGGAGATCAACGTAAAGACGATGGTGATAATGGGGAACACAATCAGTAGCCCGCGTAAATCAAGCCTCGTAAAGCCGAGATACCGCAGAGATTCCTTAAAGGTGAGTTTGTCGACAAACTTCAGCATCGCGAACGGGAAAAAGGTATGCCATACCGCCGCCATAATCGCCAATATGACAAATTGCGTGTAATGGCTGGATAGACCCGTAAGCGCCATGAACGGCTCTCTGAGGAAGTAAACAAAAAAGTAGGTTAGAACTCCCGGCAGTAGAGCAAGCATTAAATAAAAGGAAATCTGCTTCTTCCCTTTGGCTTCGTATTTCCGTAGAAAGGCTACATACTCGGGATCCTGTAGATTAAAAAAGTTCTTAGCCTTCTGGTAAAATGCATGCATAGATTATTCGCTCCAATCTATTAAAGTAAGTCATTGCACATCAAAAATAACATACGCAGTAGATTGGTGAATCTGTATGTTTCGCATGATTTCGGTGGAACGACGCAGCATCTTTTGCGTGATCCCGCAAAAGATAACATGCTTCTAAATAAAAAAGAGCATCGACCTCTTCGGTCGATGCTCCTCCATGTCTTACTTCGATAGTATGTTCTTCACGCGACCCACTTGTCCACTGGTAAGCCGTACCTTAATCCCATGCGGATGCTGTGGGGAATTGGTTAGTATGTCCTTCACCGTGCCTGCTGTCAAAGCACCTGTCCGCTGATCTTGTTTCAACACGATTTCCACTTCGAGACCCGGGCGAATATTCGCGCGTAGCTGTCCACTCACTGCTGTCACTTCCTTCTTAAACGCTTGGCTTGATGATAGCAATCACTTGCTTGCCGCTGACTTGAATCCCGCGCTCGAGCTGGCCAGAATCGGACAAATCGCGAACCATGTCCTCCGCAACCCGCTTCGCCGGGTCTGTCTGCTTGCGATCCACGAGCACGGTTAACTGTACACTGTTTCCTGCACGGAGCAGCCGTTCTGCTTGACGTTTCTTCGTATCGTAGTCATGCTCCTCGATCGCCGCCGTCACGCGAATTTCTTTGACTTTGACAGGGGCTGACGCCTTACGCTCTTGCTGCTTCGCCTTATTCTTCTCCTGCTTATGTACGTTCTTCGCCACGAGCTTGCATGGCGGCGGGCTCGACATGAGCGAGAGACAGACGAGATCAACCTTCAAGTCTCTTGCCATCCGAAGCGCTTCGGCGGTTGCCACGATGCCAAGATCCTCGCCATTAACACCCGTGAGCTGCACTTCCGATGCTTTGATTTGCTCATTTGTAATCATGTTCTATCCTCCCAACTCCTCATTCTGTTATAGCATACCCTGTGGCAATAAATATACGATTGGAATGACAATGACCGCAACCAGCAAAATCAAACAGAATACACTCTCGCCAAAAGACCCCGTATCGATCGCCATAAACCTCGGCAGAATCCGGAATTTCTTCTTCCACGGCCATAGCAGCGCCACACCCTGTTCATTCAATAAGTCGATAAGGGGGTGAGAGGCATACGCTAAGAGACAGGTCCAATAGAAAAAGTCTGGCAGCGGCGATAAAAGAAATCCGAGCGCAATGAGCATTAAGATCGAATGCGTCAATGTGCGATGCTTCACGCCAAGGAATTGCAGCAAGTAAGATAAGGGCAAGAAGACTTTGGCCATTGTCGATCCTTTCTTGTCGATGTCCGCAAGCGGCCCGGCAAGGCAGCCAATTAGCAGCGCGACACCTGACTCCCACGAGACGAGGGGCTGCCCAAAATAAATCATAACCCCTTCAGCGGCCAGCACGCCGGCAAGGCTGTGTGTTTTCTGAAGCATAAATCGATCCTCCGCTTTTTCTACTATGATGTATTGTATTCTCCTGACGGAGTACTTCATTATAGCAAACATATGATCGCACGGCGAGACTATATTGGAAAAAGTGATGCAAGTCGAATAATTCATAGAAATGATTAACATCAAATGGTAAAATATGACGGAGAGAGGTGAGGATATGCGGTACCTAACATGTGTTCTTATCTTGATGCTTATATTAACAGGCTGTGCATCAGACCCCGGTAAGCGTACACCTGTTAACAAGGAGGCGCTCGCCACCATCACATTAACACCTGTCGACTTGTTCAGCGGCAGCGCAGCGAAATTCAAGCCATTCCTAGGCAACATGTCCGGCGCATTCAAATTACGCTACGATGGGAAAAGACCAAAAGCAAGCCTGGATATCGATGTATGGAAAGACGGTAAGAAAGCGGCTTCCTCCGGGTCTATCGGGGATTTGTTCTTTAGTCCGAGTAATGAAGAAAACCGTGAAGTGGACATTATCATCTCAATTGACACAGATACGAGTTTTGATGCGTCACAAAAAAGCGTGAATAAAATTAAAGTCAGTATCCAGCATGACGCGGGATATACCGCCACGACATTTACAACGCCGTGGGATAGTAAGTTATCTGCTCGTGGATTGATCGATTATGCCGAACCACGGACATTTTCTACTAATGGGCCCATTCATGTATGGGGGATGCAAGCTACGAGCAACAATATGATACGAACGGCAGATTTCTCGCCTGAATCTTTACAACGACTCGAAGCAGCACTCATCTTCACATTGCGGTTCGAGGATCAATAGCAGCAAGGGGAACATGAACGGACACAATGTCCGCGATGTTCCCCTTGTTGCGTCTTATGAGCGTTAAGCCGTCATCCGGCGCTTCAATGCTTCGATCTCATTCTCCGTCACACCAATCGTACGCAGGTATGCTTCCGTCCCATCGTATTTCGAATCCAGATGGTTTAGCGTATCGAACATCGCTTGCGGCTCAATGCCGATTAGCACCTCATATTGCTCTACGGTTAGCGCGGCTGGGCGATGTGCCCGCAGCGCTGGCATGATAGACTCTAGCCGAGCTGCAGTCAAGGCGTAGTCTGCGGCGATGATATCCTTCGGTACGCCGACAAGTGCTAGAAGCAGCGCAGAAATGACCCCTGTACGGTCCTTACCTGCCGTGCAATGATAGAGTACGGCACCTCCATCTACCGAGGCGATGATCTGTATGACCCTACGTATCGCTTCCTGGGATTCGTCGATCATCCCGATATACATCTCGGCTAGACTCTTCGGCAGATGCTCGATGCTGATCCCCATATTCCCTGTGACGAGCGATACACTGTCGTATTTGATTTCGCTGCCGTCCGCGAAGACGTTCGGCGCCTGAGCCAACTCTTGCTCAAACCGAAGATCAATGATATGGCGTACATCGAGTTCTCGAAGCGTCTGCTTATCCTCGGCCGTTAGTTGATGCAAGCTGTCCGCCCGCAGCACACGATGCCAAGCCGTCTCTTGTCCATTCTGCGTCCTGTAGCCACCAATGTCGCGAACATTCGCCGCACCGCTTAACTCAATATATCGTTGCTTCTCTGTCACGTGTTGCATAACATTCATCTCCGTTTCCACATACGATTATTTAGATGTATTATACATCATTTTGCAGGTCGAACCAAAAAAGCGGCCATGCGCCGAAGTTCCCCTCGAGAGCATGACCGCTTATTTTATTGGTCGTTGAATTATTGCGCGTTGAATGTGTCTGTCAATACAGGTACGATCTGCGACTTACGGGATACAACACCTTTAAGGACAGCCTTGTTATCCGACAATGTGACATTGTAGGCTTTCTCAACAATATGAGCCGAGGAGCCGAGCGCAAGACCAACGGAATCATTGTTCAAGATATCTGTTACCACAAGTAGGAATAAATCCAATCCTTTATCCGCGATGATTGTGTTCAGTGCTGCTTCCAGCTCGACTTGGCGGCTAAGAACATCGTTCACGTCTACCGCGTTCACTTGTGCGATTTCAACCTTCGCACTACCCATTTGGAATTCTTTCGCATCCAGAGAGATCAGTTGCGCGATCGTCTTGTCGCTAAGGTCTGCACCGGCTTTCAACATCTCAAGACCGTAGCTGTCTGCGTCTACACCAGCGATTTCAGCAAGCTCGCGCGCTGCTGCCACGTCTTGCGCCGTGCACGTTGGAGATTTGAACAGCAAAGAGTCCGAAATAATCGCGGACAACATCAATCCAGCGATTTTCTTGTCGATGGCAATACCGTTCTCTTTGTACATTTTATTGAGAATCGTCGCTGTGCAGCCTACTGGCTCAGCACGGTAGTAGAGCGGACCGCTTGTCTCGAAGTTCGCGATACGGTGATGGTCGATGACCTCGATCACGCGCACTTTCTCGATGTCGTTCGCACTTTGTTGGCGTTCGTTATGGTCGACGAGAATAACTTCCTTCGCTTCATCCGCCACATTTTCCACTAGACGAGGAGCTTCCACTCCGAAATGCTTCAGTGCATATGCTGTCTCGCCATTCACTTCGCCAAGACGTACAGGCTCAACGTTCGCGCCTAGCTTCGTCTTAAGGTCAGCATAAGCAATTGCAGAGCAAATCGTATCCGTATCAGGATTTTTGTGTCCGAAAATCAATACTTTTTCCATCATCGTACTCCTTATTGATCGAATTTTATTATGTTCAAAGTATAACGTACCACTTCCATTACAATCAAGATTATAACGTGAATCATCTTATATTCCAATCCCTTTAATAGGAATAATTTGTGAGATTGATAGGATTGAGGTAATCATGCAAAAGAGCCGATTGGCTCGGCTCTTTTGTTGTGATTATTATTATGATTGCGGTGGATTCACCGGATCAGGAATAGGAGTCGAGTTCGGATTAGTTGGCATCACGAACTTAAAACCATTGGAAGAAGTGGATAAGTTGTTTATTGACACGACTTTTCCGTTCGCAACCGACAACACGTAAGCCTGGTACTCGACGCCATAGACAAGTTTGTTGCCAAAAGCATCGTTATCCGCCATCGTTAGTGTAGCGGAGTTGCCTCCAGGATTGACGATTTTATAGTTGGCTGGACTGACTTGGTTCGCCACGGATAAGTTCCAGTTGCTGTTCACTGGTACCAGCATCACTTCATAGTACGCAATGTTGCTCTCGTTGGCTGCGCGATCATAGGTTACTCGAACCGATTGTCCGTCTGCTTCAACGTTGCTGTATACTTTGCCTACTGCCGGAACCGACTGATCAACTAGCGTGAAATCTTTGGAAGAAGCAGACAGCACGTTAATCGCGCCAATTCTACTATCCGCCGTCGTAAGCACGTATACGCGGTAAGGTACCCCTTTGATCAATTGGTTGCCTCTCACATCTCGCGTTTGATCCGATATCAATTGTCTGATGTTCGAGTTCTGCTTCGTAACTCTTGTATAATTCGATGCATTCACATCATTGGCTGCCGATAAGTTGAAGCTGCTGGCCAAATCTACCGGCACGAACATGATGCGATATTCCGCCACGTTCGTCTCATTGGACGATTTCGTGAAGGTCACTTCAATGTCGCTGCCACCGCTTTGATTGTTCACGACATTGCCTGTCACGTTCGATGCGCCGTCAATCGTTACGTTCGTTGCAAGCGTAATTTCCGAAGAGAACGGAGATAATGCATAGCTACCAGTATAACTGCCTCGCCCTACAGCCAGCACGAAGATCCGATATGAAACGCCGTTACGAATGGCTGCGCCATCTACATCACGCGCATTACGATCAAGCGTCAAGCTATAGTTGCCGCCTGTCTTGCTTACGTACGTATAGTTTGAACTCGAAATAGAGCTTGCGCGAGACAGTGTGAAGTTCGACGCACTGCCGGACTTCACAACCATCACGCGATAGTGATCAATGTTGGATTCATCGTTCGAACGGTTGAATACCACCTGCAGATCGCGTCCATCGTTGTAGTCCGCTACGTCAGCACCTACGACATACGTTGGCGCGGTAATATTGTAATTATCCGCTAGGCGAATCGTCGAAGATGCATTCGATAATGTGTTATCGCCGTAGTTCCCTACAGCTAATACGAACACTTGGTAATTGACGCCGTTGCGGATCAACGCGCCGTCCACGTCACGCGCATTGGAAGCCAGGTTCGTACTGATGTTGCGTCCTGTTTTGCTAACGGACGTGTAATAGGAGCTCGATACTCGATTCGCATCGGATAAGCTGAATCGGCTTGCATCCGAAGATTTGACGACCATGATCCGGTAGTGGTTGATATTGGATTCGTCTGTCGCACGCGTGAACGATACAGACATGTCGCGGCCATCGTTATAGTCGCTAACGTCGCTCGCACTAACATTTGTTGCGCCCGCTCCGACGTTATTCGATAGGCGAATCGTCGATGATGACGAAGATAATGCATTGTTATAAGCGTTCTTATCGCTCGAGATTGCCATGACGTAGACGCGGTAGTCTTCGCCATTGCCGATGTAAGAACCGTTCACTTCTTTTGCGTTGGACGGCAGCGTCGTGACGATATTGTAGCCTGTCTTCGCAACGTCATAGTATCTGCCGGAAGCGACGGCATTCGCCTCGGATTGCGTGAAGTTCAGCCCATCGCGAACACGTACGACGAAAATGCGGTAATGGCTGATTTTTGACTCGTTCGCCGATTTGTTGAAGCTTACTTGCAGGTCGCGACCGTCATTATAGTTGTTCACGTCGGCAACGCTTGTAATGACTGGTGAACCCACGGTGCTGCCCAGCGTAATCGATGTCGATGCTGTCGACAAGCGATTCGCAGTCTTCGAATTGCTGCCTTCCGCTAGTACGTACACGGTGTACGGCACGCCGTCTTTAATATATTCGCCGGATGTATCGCGCGCATTGGAGCTGAGTGTCGTCGATACGTTCTTCCCGGATTTATCTACCAAGGTAGAATTTTGCGAGGATACGGCATTCGCAGCGGTCAGATCAAATTTGTATGCGTCTTTGGTCTTCACCACGAGAACGCGATAGTTCGCAATGTTTGCCTCGTTGTCCGGCTTCGTGAAGCTAACATAGAGATCGCGTCCATCGCCATAATCGCTCACATCGCTTGCTTTCACGTTCGTCACGGACGATACCGGCGTACTTGCCGTTACCGTAACCTTCTGAGAGCCGCTGGAGAGCGCGTATTGATTGCTCTTGCTCACCGTGAGCACATAAGCAACATACGATTGATTCGCACGGATTAAATCACCATCCACATCTAGCGTCTGCGAAGTGAGAGAGATATATTGGTCCCCGCCAGTACCCAGCACTGTCGTATAATTTCTCGAGGATACGGATTGTGCCGTCGATGTCGTGAAATAGTTGGATTTCTCCGACTTCACGAGCATTACGCGGTAATGATCCACGTTCGACTCTTTGGAAACCTTGGAGAAGCTCACTTCGATATCGCGTCCGTCCCCATTCTGTCCATTAATACGTGCAGAGACATACGGCACTGCGCTTACGCCGCCGGTTGATGTCTTAATATTTACCGCTTTGGACGATGGATTCCAATCCACCTCTTCGCCCATCGCTTCACTCACGAATCGAACCGGAACCATCGTACGGTTCTTAACGCTCTGCGCCGGAACATCTAATGCAACCGTCTGTCCATTGACAGTCGCCGTCTTTGATCCTAACTTCAGCACGACAGTCGTGTCGTCGCGTTTGGCCGTTACGACTTTCGTTCGCTCATTCCATTCGACGCTCGCACTCAATCCTTCGAAAATCGCCCGCAGCGGCAGCAGCGTTCTGCC
Proteins encoded:
- a CDS encoding manganese-dependent inorganic pyrophosphatase — protein: MEKVLIFGHKNPDTDTICSAIAYADLKTKLGANVEPVRLGEVNGETAYALKHFGVEAPRLVENVADEAKEVILVDHNERQQSANDIEKVRVIEVIDHHRIANFETSGPLYYRAEPVGCTATILNKMYKENGIAIDKKIAGLMLSAIISDSLLFKSPTCTAQDVAAARELAEIAGVDADSYGLEMLKAGADLSDKTIAQLISLDAKEFQMGSAKVEIAQVNAVDVNDVLSRQVELEAALNTIIADKGLDLFLLVVTDILNNDSVGLALGSSAHIVEKAYNVTLSDNKAVLKGVVSRKSQIVPVLTDTFNAQ
- a CDS encoding ATP-binding protein, with protein sequence MKKVNIKHHIFVFLALLFFLFAACYVHWQSFHYPYIGVGLEHEEDKWRVSRIEPGGKAEELGIILGDELVALDGKSLKSRSAAMIADLNQVRTFTFLHQGQEVSGKIDSQDRYKQYFAIGVELLLVGIGCFAYFRKPESHLIRKFFTLNMVLAWIILTIYSTELLLSNVFLAACSIWISYLLLELFVQLIFTISPVVHKLFATSRVMLACFTLYTLSMILRGQIPGWIRDVVLVQLLLSIGVILVVGRVHWKRLDRTRQNYLLILITGIFISFLPFLFLYAIPDLLALRYLLAPEYGLIGLVPFSATMMYILIKQRMADMRLYIPRIYIHTLFIAGVFVVYLCATAFGWSPLVFISFILVYTGGYQWALKWAHHKIHGRQEWLEKEKLKLSIQLTEKQNNRELMVAFAEMIQDVINVDGLCIMWSDGHHRLAYCTGVYQGTEEVLQAEDGSEDRLQQRYSFSKVLRIAEGDYVCLGQKSNHTSISAEELQFLEKVTRDVSQLLRNAQVLSDLQQHYRSSTENLKTDYVLLEAHQSERIQTSYFLHDHILQNLIFLSRDLEELHESSVVHRPKVKLWLQCVYDSQREIRLLCDQLHPHIVDKTDLKEAVQWLIRSMRDRAELDIKFQYKLSPDLVLPTIVKTNVFRIIRELINNTVKHAHATTLTLDIWTFRNVLHVRVEDDGTGFDVAELGRHNKGQHHFGLVSIHHQVAYLGGDLDIHSEIGAGVSVHIGVPLLMEAHDHVG
- a CDS encoding response regulator transcription factor, which codes for MLDKIKVILLDDHPLVMEGLKNRINEEEDLLVIGAFTDPREIMHEVEKLEPSVIVMDISMPHMDGFEVAKRCKERFGISLKIIMLSGYTYEEFYQKAYDVGVHAYLSKQATYPEIINAIRQSVLGYIMISEKMRTGIRQDQLTATEREVLELIAQEMNNQEIANRLAMSKRTVEYHIASITGKFGVKTRIGAVVKGYELGLLLSSKA
- a CDS encoding CPBP family intramembrane glutamic endopeptidase, whose protein sequence is MHAFYQKAKNFFNLQDPEYVAFLRKYEAKGKKQISFYLMLALLPGVLTYFFVYFLREPFMALTGLSSHYTQFVILAIMAAVWHTFFPFAMLKFVDKLTFKESLRYLGFTRLDLRGLLIVFPIITIVFTLISLPYMKFIFPPLHEFLNGLPFFHMGEWHIWKQGYYDFPWYLLVIGLFGNFVGEEIYFRGYLLRKVGSLKFDWLIIAVLFQIYHMWQAPQNWAFIPFSIFIPEEILVKLRKNIYGAILFHIFVNVVWGIITFKLVGV
- a CDS encoding metal-dependent hydrolase, giving the protein MLQKTHSLAGVLAAEGVMIYFGQPLVSWESGVALLIGCLAGPLADIDKKGSTMAKVFLPLSYLLQFLGVKHRTLTHSILMLIALGFLLSPLPDFFYWTCLLAYASHPLIDLLNEQGVALLWPWKKKFRILPRFMAIDTGSFGESVFCLILLVAVIVIPIVYLLPQGML
- a CDS encoding YwbE family protein, encoding MSGQLRANIRPGLEVEIVLKQDQRTGALTAGTVKDILTNSPQHPHGIKVRLTSGQVGRVKNILSK
- a CDS encoding copper amine oxidase N-terminal domain-containing protein; this translates as MRKLLSVVLAGALVASFTPGANVLAAPSNSISIYIDGNQLYTDQPPVTIGGRTLLPLRAIFEGLSASVEWNERTKVVTAKRDDTTVVLKLGSKTATVNGQTVALDVPAQSVKNRTMVPVRFVSEAMGEEVDWNPSSKAVNIKTSTGGVSAVPYVSARINGQNGDGRDIEVSFSKVSKESNVDHYRVMLVKSEKSNYFTTSTAQSVSSRNYTTVLGTGGDQYISLTSQTLDVDGDLIRANQSYVAYVLTVSKSNQYALSSGSQKVTVTASTPVSSVTNVKASDVSDYGDGRDLYVSFTKPDNEANIANYRVLVVKTKDAYKFDLTAANAVSSQNSTLVDKSGKNVSTTLSSNARDTSGEYIKDGVPYTVYVLAEGSNSKTANRLSTASTSITLGSTVGSPVITSVADVNNYNDGRDLQVSFNKSANESKISHYRIFVVRVRDGLNFTQSEANAVASGRYYDVAKTGYNIVTTLPSNAKEVNGSYIGNGEDYRVYVMAISSDKNAYNNALSSSSSTIRLSNNVGAGATNVSASDVSDYNDGRDMSVSFTRATDESNINHYRIMVVKSSDASRFSLSDANRVSSSYYTSVSKTGRNISTNLASNARDVDGALIRNGVNYQVFVLAVGNYGDNTLSNASSTIRLADNYNITAPTYVVGADVADYNDGRDLQVVFNRSNDESNIDHYRVMVVKSGSASNFTLSRASSISSSNYTYVSKTGGNYSLTLDRNARDVDGAAIRNGVSYRIFVLAVGRGSYTGSYALSPFSSEITLATNVTIDGASNVTGNVVNNQSGGSDIEVTFTKSSNETNVAEYRIMFVPVDLASSFNLSAANDVNASNYTRVTKQNSNIRQLISDQTRDVRGNQLIKGVPYRVYVLTTADSRIGAINVLSASSKDFTLVDQSVPAVGKVYSNVEADGQSVRVTYDRAANESNIAYYEVMLVPVNSNWNLSVANQVSPANYKIVNPGGNSATLTMADNDAFGNKLVYGVEYQAYVLSVANGKVVSINNLSTSSNGFKFVMPTNPNSTPIPDPVNPPQS
- a CDS encoding tyrosine-protein phosphatase, which produces MQHVTEKQRYIELSGAANVRDIGGYRTQNGQETAWHRVLRADSLHQLTAEDKQTLRELDVRHIIDLRFEQELAQAPNVFADGSEIKYDSVSLVTGNMGISIEHLPKSLAEMYIGMIDESQEAIRRVIQIIASVDGGAVLYHCTAGKDRTGVISALLLALVGVPKDIIAADYALTAARLESIMPALRAHRPAALTVEQYEVLIGIEPQAMFDTLNHLDSKYDGTEAYLRTIGVTENEIEALKRRMTA
- the infC gene encoding translation initiation factor IF-3 → MITNEQIKASEVQLTGVNGEDLGIVATAEALRMARDLKVDLVCLSLMSSPPPCKLVAKNVHKQEKNKAKQQERKASAPVKVKEIRVTAAIEEHDYDTKKRQAERLLRAGNSVQLTVLVDRKQTDPAKRVAEDMVRDLSDSGQLERGIQVSGKQVIAIIKPSV